Proteins encoded together in one Fibrobacter sp. UWH4 window:
- a CDS encoding guanosine polyphosphate pyrophosphohydrolase, which yields MITLNDYLYSGNTVLKILHQYSNDLRNGAKETRNSIDLAHSNFLIQIIELLEHNDFLTSQSQRIKEFYKFMTREYPFLAFTFKGRIKSLIRAEEKFNGYILEYIYGYYKKNGKFPTEAEIKSKLNFRDLIAYRIVISMPVCHIKKGENRREVEEKYLYEIANVLPEFLEERGFTAEITKYTEDGHSELLNEQVRPYYHDSVAFPRSSGYQSLHIIFYDNLARCFTEVQLRTKDMDDFAEIGEANHFGYEKTQETRRSKHDQIPSGECVYFDEAYERLMKLQELELAKIDVNMFKAINNQLINDGCGLFRGRQILPFEHLSRFQNDLID from the coding sequence ATGATTACGCTGAACGACTATTTATATTCTGGAAACACGGTGCTGAAAATTTTGCACCAGTATTCTAACGACCTCAGGAACGGTGCGAAGGAAACGCGCAACAGCATCGACCTTGCGCATTCGAATTTTCTGATTCAGATTATTGAATTGCTGGAGCACAATGACTTTTTGACTTCGCAGTCACAGCGGATCAAGGAATTCTACAAGTTCATGACGCGGGAATACCCGTTCTTGGCTTTTACTTTCAAGGGTCGCATTAAGTCGCTGATTCGCGCCGAAGAAAAATTCAATGGTTACATCCTTGAATACATTTACGGCTACTACAAAAAAAACGGGAAGTTCCCGACGGAAGCCGAAATCAAGAGCAAGCTGAACTTTCGCGACTTGATTGCTTACCGCATTGTGATTTCGATGCCGGTTTGCCACATTAAAAAGGGCGAGAACCGCCGCGAAGTAGAAGAAAAGTATCTGTACGAAATCGCGAACGTGCTGCCGGAATTCTTGGAAGAGCGCGGCTTTACGGCAGAGATCACGAAGTACACGGAAGATGGTCATTCGGAATTGTTGAATGAACAAGTGCGGCCGTATTACCACGATTCGGTGGCATTCCCGAGAAGTTCGGGCTACCAATCGCTGCATATTATTTTCTACGACAATCTGGCCCGCTGCTTTACCGAGGTGCAGTTGCGCACCAAGGACATGGACGATTTTGCCGAAATCGGCGAGGCAAACCATTTTGGCTACGAGAAAACGCAAGAGACCAGGCGCTCCAAACACGATCAGATTCCTAGTGGTGAGTGCGTCTATTTTGACGAGGCCTATGAGCGTCTTATGAAATTGCAGGAACTCGAACTTGCCAAAATAGACGTGAACATGTTCAAGGCTATCAACAATCAGCTAATAAACGACGGTTGCGGCCTTTTCCGCGGTCGTCAGATCTTGCCGTTCGAGCACCTGTCCCGCTTCCAGAACGACTTGATTGACTGA
- a CDS encoding MalY/PatB family protein — protein sequence MYDFDTVIDRRNGDSIKWKVAENELPMWVADMDFRTAPEILDALKSRLDHGVFGYADVPDAWYNAYINWWGRRHHLKMEKENLVFSAGVMPSIFSVIERLAAPGENIVIQSPVYNNFYNCIENGDCNVVENKLLYKSGTYAIDFTDLEQKLSNPQTTVMILCNPHNPIGKIWSAEDLAKIGELAKKYNVIVISDEIHCDITEPGKSYVPFAAASETCREVSVTCIAPTKTFNLASLHTSAVYVASPTLRRKVRHALYTDKIAAPNSFATVAAIAAFEQGEPWLESLREYIWENRKLVEDFLAKELPEIKAVKGDATYLVWLDISALPETGRNVAAYLRRKTGLLLIGGDAYGAGGEHFLRMNIACPKSVCLEGLNRLKQGIAALLQA from the coding sequence ATGTACGATTTCGACACCGTAATCGATCGACGAAATGGCGATTCTATAAAATGGAAAGTCGCCGAAAACGAGCTGCCCATGTGGGTGGCGGATATGGATTTCCGGACTGCCCCCGAAATTTTGGATGCGCTCAAAAGCCGCCTGGATCATGGCGTTTTCGGGTATGCGGATGTTCCCGACGCCTGGTACAATGCTTACATCAATTGGTGGGGTAGGCGGCATCACTTGAAAATGGAGAAAGAAAATTTGGTTTTCTCTGCAGGCGTGATGCCTTCGATTTTCTCCGTAATCGAGCGGCTTGCCGCTCCGGGCGAAAACATCGTCATCCAATCTCCAGTCTACAATAACTTCTACAACTGCATCGAAAATGGCGATTGTAATGTTGTCGAAAATAAACTTTTGTATAAGAGCGGGACTTACGCCATCGATTTTACGGATCTGGAACAAAAGCTATCGAATCCGCAGACAACAGTGATGATTCTCTGCAATCCCCACAACCCGATTGGAAAAATCTGGAGTGCGGAAGATTTGGCAAAAATCGGCGAACTTGCCAAGAAGTACAATGTCATCGTCATTTCCGATGAAATCCACTGCGACATTACGGAGCCTGGGAAAAGTTACGTGCCGTTTGCGGCGGCTTCCGAAACTTGCCGCGAAGTAAGCGTTACTTGCATAGCGCCCACGAAGACTTTCAACTTGGCGAGTCTCCATACTTCGGCGGTATATGTAGCAAGCCCCACTTTGAGGCGCAAGGTACGGCATGCGTTGTACACGGACAAGATCGCCGCGCCCAATTCCTTTGCGACGGTGGCCGCGATTGCTGCGTTTGAACAGGGCGAGCCATGGCTTGAAAGCCTGCGCGAATACATCTGGGAAAACCGGAAACTGGTCGAAGACTTTTTGGCGAAAGAACTTCCGGAAATCAAGGCTGTCAAGGGCGACGCCACTTACCTTGTGTGGCTTGACATTTCGGCGTTGCCTGAAACTGGGCGAAATGTTGCCGCCTATTTAAGGCGTAAAACGGGACTGCTTCTTATAGGCGGCGATGCTTACGGTGCCGGCGGCGAACATTTCTTAAGAATGAACATCGCCTGCCCTAAGAGTGTATGCCTAGAAGGGCTGAATCGGCTTAAACAGGGAATTGCAGCGTTACTACAAGCGTGA
- a CDS encoding DsrE/DsrF/DrsH-like family protein, whose product MSEVKKFLAKYFHKIDSKNSILLDVREPSESIVRPVSGAILIPFFELSKKIDCIPKDKPVYVFCSTGDRSEQVAEILADRDYDVYNVEGGLDAVPKIHYVDAKDLKCPGPIVKVDEAVKSVSVGEEVQVEATEKAFFSDVNVWCQRTGNELKSLSEKDGVIYATIVKRDVLPAPERKGFEHDKTFVVFSGDLDKAIASFIMANGAAAMGRSVTMFFTFWGVSILRRPDKVRVKKSFIGKMFGFMMPRGSKKLGLSRMNFGGIGAKMIRAVMKKNGVSSLEELIESARQKGVKFVACQMSMELMGITPEELIDGVELGGVATMLGSTEKSDLTYFI is encoded by the coding sequence ATGTCCGAAGTCAAAAAATTCCTTGCAAAATATTTTCACAAGATTGATTCCAAAAACTCAATCTTGTTGGATGTTCGCGAACCGAGCGAGTCCATTGTACGTCCCGTAAGTGGGGCTATTCTAATTCCATTTTTTGAGTTGTCCAAGAAGATTGATTGCATCCCGAAAGACAAGCCTGTTTACGTATTCTGTTCTACAGGTGACCGTTCCGAACAAGTTGCCGAAATTCTCGCCGATCGCGATTATGACGTGTACAATGTAGAAGGCGGGCTTGACGCCGTCCCGAAAATTCACTATGTGGATGCTAAGGATCTCAAGTGCCCAGGTCCAATCGTGAAGGTGGACGAAGCTGTCAAAAGCGTATCTGTTGGCGAAGAAGTTCAGGTGGAAGCGACCGAGAAGGCTTTCTTCTCGGATGTGAATGTCTGGTGCCAGCGTACCGGCAATGAATTGAAATCGCTTTCCGAAAAAGACGGCGTAATCTATGCGACCATCGTAAAGCGCGATGTTCTTCCCGCTCCCGAAAGGAAGGGGTTTGAACATGACAAGACGTTTGTTGTTTTTAGCGGCGATTTGGACAAGGCGATTGCCTCGTTCATCATGGCGAATGGTGCTGCCGCCATGGGCCGCTCGGTTACCATGTTCTTCACCTTCTGGGGTGTAAGCATTTTGCGTAGGCCCGATAAGGTGCGCGTCAAAAAATCGTTCATCGGGAAAATGTTCGGCTTCATGATGCCCCGCGGTTCCAAGAAACTCGGACTTTCGCGCATGAACTTTGGCGGTATTGGCGCCAAGATGATTCGCGCGGTTATGAAGAAAAACGGGGTTTCTTCGCTAGAAGAACTGATTGAAAGCGCGAGGCAGAAGGGCGTAAAATTCGTTGCCTGTCAGATGTCGATGGAATTGATGGGAATTACGCCCGAAGAACTCATCGACGGCGTGGAACTTGGCGGTGTTGCGACCATGCTCGGCTCCACTGAAAAATCCGACTTGACGTATTTTATCTAG
- the bioB gene encoding biotin synthase BioB: MNRQTALDILNANADSLPNLIEQAYQLRTKYKGNRVSIQLLTNVRSGNCTQNCAYCAQSRDSEAPIEKYRYVEDKKLYGDNDLVDEMHLARHCIGLSGIRFADDDIEKLAERIRKMKKNDTQICCSIGFLTEKQALILKEAGLNRINHNLNSSRRFYPSICTTHTYQERIDNLKMLKGLGFEICSGGIIGMGETPEDVVDMLFELLEINPDSVPINFLLPVEGTRLATRDISALTPEYCIKVLCLARLMLPKSDIRCAAGREVYFKGHEKTLFKVADSIFASGYLTEGGQSLEETFRTIEAAGFTWQVESTDK, encoded by the coding sequence ATGAATCGACAAACGGCTCTTGATATTTTGAATGCGAATGCGGATTCCTTGCCTAACTTGATTGAACAGGCATATCAGCTGCGTACCAAGTACAAAGGCAACCGCGTAAGCATCCAGTTGCTCACCAATGTCCGCAGCGGAAACTGCACGCAGAACTGCGCCTATTGCGCCCAGTCTCGCGATTCCGAAGCACCGATTGAAAAGTACCGCTATGTAGAAGACAAAAAGCTGTATGGTGACAACGACCTCGTTGATGAAATGCATTTGGCGAGGCACTGCATCGGACTTAGCGGCATCCGTTTTGCGGACGACGATATCGAAAAACTTGCCGAACGCATCCGCAAGATGAAAAAGAACGACACGCAAATCTGCTGTTCCATCGGATTCCTGACCGAAAAACAGGCGTTGATTCTTAAGGAAGCTGGCCTCAATCGTATCAATCACAACCTGAACAGCAGCCGTCGTTTTTACCCGAGCATCTGCACCACGCACACTTACCAGGAACGAATTGACAACTTGAAAATGCTGAAGGGCCTCGGCTTCGAAATCTGCTCCGGCGGCATCATCGGCATGGGTGAAACGCCCGAAGATGTGGTGGACATGCTTTTTGAACTGCTTGAAATCAATCCGGATTCGGTGCCGATCAACTTCTTGTTGCCGGTAGAAGGCACACGCCTTGCTACCCGCGACATTTCGGCACTCACGCCCGAATACTGCATCAAGGTGCTTTGCCTGGCTCGCCTGATGCTCCCGAAATCGGACATCCGCTGCGCCGCCGGCCGCGAGGTGTATTTCAAGGGGCACGAAAAGACGCTTTTCAAGGTGGCCGATTCCATATTCGCGTCGGGCTACCTCACCGAAGGCGGCCAGAGTCTCGAAGAAACATTCCGCACCATCGAGGCGGCAGGCTTCACCTGGCAAGTGGAAAGCACAGATAAATAA
- a CDS encoding ABC transporter ATP-binding protein — MTIKQNGFEASNLGFSYDGRAILKDINLKINQGEFVCLLGESGSGKTTLLNLLAGLAKPSEGHVYWKGKEIEKPSAERSVVFQDYTLFPWLTLLQNVTLAIKKTKKLKTSYAKNLAEEYLNLVGLSGSLHKYPFELSGGMRQRGAIARALSVSADALLLDEPFGALDPVNRASLQDLILELCRGIKDRPITTLFVTHDIREAVYLGSRIIVLGSTPGRIIADIPLDFPVKKNRGDWFRNEKVQETIATIEDAYHKDILEKLGHIVQGGASI; from the coding sequence ATGACAATAAAGCAAAATGGTTTTGAAGCATCGAATCTCGGTTTTTCGTACGATGGCAGAGCCATCTTGAAAGACATCAACTTGAAAATCAATCAAGGTGAATTCGTATGCCTGCTAGGCGAAAGCGGTAGTGGCAAGACCACTTTGCTAAACCTTCTCGCTGGGCTTGCCAAGCCGAGCGAGGGGCATGTCTACTGGAAAGGAAAAGAAATCGAAAAGCCTTCTGCAGAAAGGAGTGTAGTCTTTCAGGACTACACCCTTTTCCCTTGGCTTACCCTTCTCCAAAATGTAACGCTCGCTATTAAAAAGACAAAAAAACTGAAGACAAGTTACGCCAAAAATTTAGCAGAAGAATACTTGAATTTGGTGGGACTTTCAGGAAGCCTACATAAATACCCCTTTGAACTTTCGGGCGGAATGCGCCAGCGCGGAGCCATAGCACGCGCCTTAAGTGTCAGCGCTGACGCCCTTCTTTTAGACGAACCCTTTGGCGCTCTTGACCCGGTAAACAGGGCGAGTTTGCAAGATTTGATTTTGGAACTTTGCCGCGGTATCAAAGACCGGCCGATTACAACATTGTTTGTAACGCACGACATTCGTGAAGCTGTTTATCTCGGAAGCCGCATTATCGTTTTAGGGTCAACCCCCGGCCGCATCATTGCAGACATCCCGCTTGATTTCCCGGTAAAGAAGAATCGCGGCGACTGGTTCCGCAACGAAAAAGTCCAAGAAACCATTGCAACTATTGAAGACGCCTACCACAAGGACATCCTTGAAAAACTAGGCCACATTGTACAAGGAGGTGCCAGCATATGA
- a CDS encoding ABC transporter substrate-binding protein, with product MTQNYHKKHSRIALAILFSLACATSAIAADKISIGYLSSTGQGKFFIAKDAGIFEKNGLDVTLVEFSNSGDGIAAVRAGKLDAGAFGSLAPLIHISQGADIRVIGGIMGGDQAVITRKENAGSVKKLSDLKGKKIATIRLGTADAIVRGGLKKEGVDWRKDVTIVELKNPPAVIEAVKNGSVFAGVTWGPHDLRAEEAGLSVVLRSKDINPGHICCRLIASLRKIEGRDDVYKRLVKSLIEAEELVQNDHKKSVEIIAKWIKLDTALVNKAFYSGHVTQDTDPNVKGVEFFWDFLKDAEFIKSDKKVSEYVRTDFYKAAIAELRKENPKSEFYAKAENIFKSRN from the coding sequence ATGACTCAGAATTATCATAAAAAACATTCTCGGATTGCATTGGCAATCCTCTTTAGCCTCGCCTGCGCTACTTCTGCAATCGCCGCAGACAAGATTTCCATCGGTTACCTGTCTTCTACAGGTCAAGGAAAATTCTTTATCGCTAAAGACGCTGGCATTTTCGAGAAAAATGGCCTTGACGTAACGCTCGTTGAATTTTCGAATTCCGGCGACGGCATTGCCGCTGTCCGCGCAGGTAAACTCGATGCAGGTGCATTCGGTTCACTCGCTCCGCTTATCCACATTTCGCAAGGTGCCGACATCCGCGTGATTGGTGGCATCATGGGCGGCGACCAGGCGGTGATTACCCGCAAAGAAAACGCAGGCTCCGTCAAAAAGTTGAGTGACCTCAAGGGCAAGAAAATTGCCACCATTCGCTTGGGCACTGCTGACGCCATCGTTCGCGGCGGCCTCAAGAAGGAGGGCGTTGATTGGCGCAAAGACGTTACCATCGTAGAACTCAAGAATCCGCCTGCAGTGATCGAAGCCGTCAAGAACGGAAGCGTATTTGCAGGCGTTACTTGGGGACCCCATGACCTTCGCGCCGAAGAAGCAGGCCTTTCCGTGGTGCTCCGCAGTAAGGACATTAACCCCGGCCATATTTGCTGCCGCCTCATTGCATCGCTCCGCAAAATCGAAGGTCGCGACGATGTTTACAAGCGCCTGGTCAAGTCACTGATCGAAGCCGAAGAACTGGTGCAAAATGACCACAAGAAGAGTGTGGAAATTATTGCCAAGTGGATCAAGCTCGATACCGCCCTTGTCAACAAGGCGTTCTACAGCGGGCACGTCACGCAGGATACGGACCCGAACGTGAAGGGTGTCGAATTCTTCTGGGATTTCTTGAAAGATGCCGAATTCATCAAGTCCGACAAGAAAGTTTCCGAATACGTTCGCACCGATTTCTACAAGGCCGCCATCGCAGAACTTCGCAAAGAAAATCCCAAGTCCGAATTCTACGCCAAGGCAGAAAATATTTTCAAATCCAGGAACTAA
- a CDS encoding DUF6803 family protein, which translates to MSSTHYMDLLMQNSPWNLILFMAIPVILAETIAITELLIPLLSQRAGLTKKVNRVSGVLAGIAFIGIILYLVPTVVLPLASNGEFRTWVDAVAIFSYLLAGIPMILLALLNLKLLFKHAEPKKRNVIRISLLAAFLVLSHIAMIFGMVDPSIAGYQPTKQSVEMNHSHHHSHGDIQQDFLQQGHSMHDHSHHH; encoded by the coding sequence ATGTCTTCTACCCATTATATGGATTTACTGATGCAGAACTCGCCGTGGAACTTGATTCTGTTCATGGCGATTCCTGTCATCTTGGCAGAAACCATCGCGATTACGGAACTGTTGATTCCGCTACTCTCACAAAGAGCCGGGTTGACAAAAAAAGTGAACCGCGTAAGCGGCGTTCTCGCTGGCATTGCGTTTATCGGCATCATTCTTTACCTCGTCCCTACAGTGGTCCTGCCGCTCGCTTCCAACGGGGAATTCAGGACCTGGGTCGATGCGGTCGCCATCTTCTCGTACCTATTAGCGGGTATCCCGATGATTCTGCTGGCGTTGCTCAACTTGAAGCTTCTCTTTAAGCATGCTGAGCCGAAGAAAAGAAACGTCATTCGCATTTCCTTGCTGGCAGCATTCCTGGTTCTGTCTCACATCGCCATGATTTTTGGTATGGTAGATCCGTCCATTGCAGGCTACCAACCAACAAAGCAATCCGTTGAGATGAATCATTCTCACCATCATTCACACGGCGATATTCAGCAGGATTTTTTGCAGCAAGGCCATTCCATGCATGACCATTCGCATCATCACTGA
- a CDS encoding ABC transporter permease: MLISCGPEWDSQYLFPSPKAIFKALFDSREELLRSAGASLLKLVPAYLVASIVGISIGIVSGSVPWVSNMLKPISRFAAPIPPNVYIPYAIAILPTFYLSSTFIIFIAAFWPIYLNTAAGAAEIPEKYKRNAAVIGIGKFEYLWRIALVASLPSIFSGLSVGMGLSFIMLTVAELFGENTGLGHFVQFYADYSDYPNMVAGILWTGIVVLAIMELFELVKRKLLFWTKAN, translated from the coding sequence GTGCTAATCAGTTGCGGCCCGGAATGGGACAGTCAATACCTGTTCCCGTCTCCTAAGGCGATATTTAAGGCCCTCTTCGATTCTCGCGAAGAACTTTTGCGCAGCGCAGGAGCCTCTCTTTTAAAACTGGTGCCCGCCTATCTGGTGGCATCGATTGTCGGAATATCTATCGGAATCGTTTCTGGTTCCGTTCCATGGGTATCGAACATGCTAAAACCCATTTCCAGGTTTGCGGCCCCCATTCCCCCCAACGTTTATATTCCTTACGCGATAGCGATTCTTCCGACGTTCTATTTGTCTTCGACATTTATCATTTTTATTGCCGCCTTTTGGCCCATCTACTTGAATACGGCTGCCGGCGCCGCCGAAATCCCCGAAAAATACAAGCGTAACGCCGCCGTTATCGGAATCGGAAAGTTTGAATACCTGTGGAGAATCGCCCTTGTAGCAAGCCTTCCCTCGATATTTTCGGGACTGTCCGTAGGCATGGGACTTTCGTTCATCATGCTCACCGTGGCTGAACTTTTTGGCGAAAATACGGGGCTTGGTCACTTTGTGCAATTTTACGCCGACTATTCCGATTACCCCAACATGGTTGCAGGCATTCTTTGGACAGGCATTGTGGTGCTTGCGATTATGGAACTGTTTGAACTTGTTAAACGCAAACTCCTGTTCTGGACAAAAGCGAACTAG
- a CDS encoding LysE family translocator — protein sequence MSLEVALSFLLYAFVSGITPGPANLCSLSVAMKSGKSVAIKQWYGLFTGYTIVALASVFIVYFISSAFESFIEIFSFIGAIYIAYLAISLLLQAIKPYDEIRNNRATGNFRTGLFVQLTNVKIMVFCLTAITTYMLPYHQDFPHILIFGLVLPFTGPVCNLAWLFAGVLLQGIFRKHHRIFYTLMGLSLLYCAIGIVW from the coding sequence GTGTCACTAGAAGTTGCACTTTCATTTTTGCTTTACGCCTTTGTTTCGGGAATTACCCCGGGACCCGCGAATCTTTGCTCGCTGTCCGTGGCAATGAAAAGTGGAAAAAGTGTGGCGATAAAGCAATGGTACGGGCTTTTTACCGGATACACGATTGTTGCGCTTGCGTCCGTTTTTATCGTTTATTTTATTAGCAGTGCATTTGAAAGTTTTATTGAAATATTCTCGTTTATTGGAGCAATTTATATTGCGTATCTAGCTATAAGCCTTTTGCTTCAAGCGATTAAACCATACGATGAAATTCGCAACAACCGCGCCACCGGCAATTTCCGCACGGGCCTTTTCGTGCAACTTACAAACGTGAAGATAATGGTGTTTTGCTTGACGGCGATTACGACCTACATGCTTCCTTACCACCAGGATTTTCCGCACATCCTTATATTTGGCCTAGTCTTGCCATTCACAGGGCCTGTTTGCAATTTGGCGTGGCTTTTCGCGGGCGTTTTGCTTCAAGGTATATTCCGAAAACACCACCGAATTTTCTATACGCTCATGGGACTATCGCTACTTTACTGCGCGATTGGAATTGTGTGGTAA
- a CDS encoding HD domain-containing protein, whose protein sequence is MSLTVERAKEISKGHVTEESLVIHSLNVCYAMGAMAKHFGEDVEHWQAVGYLHDYDYQEFPEEHLQHTEKELLAQGVSEEDVRAILAHGFEIVNQVEPRTNMEKSLFTVDELTGIIQACARMRPNGILDLEVKSFMKKFKDKKFAAKCNRDYILKGCALLGMDVKDVAAICIEGMREHAAEIGLAGNAA, encoded by the coding sequence ATGAGCCTGACCGTCGAACGCGCAAAAGAAATCAGCAAGGGCCACGTGACCGAAGAATCGCTGGTCATCCATTCCCTCAACGTATGCTACGCCATGGGCGCCATGGCCAAACACTTCGGCGAAGACGTTGAACACTGGCAGGCCGTGGGCTACCTGCACGATTACGACTACCAGGAATTCCCCGAAGAACACCTGCAGCACACCGAAAAGGAACTGCTTGCGCAGGGCGTCTCCGAAGAAGACGTGCGCGCCATTTTGGCACACGGCTTTGAAATCGTGAACCAGGTGGAACCCAGGACAAATATGGAAAAGAGTCTGTTCACCGTGGACGAGCTCACCGGAATCATCCAGGCTTGCGCGAGAATGCGCCCCAACGGAATTTTGGACCTCGAAGTGAAAAGCTTCATGAAGAAGTTCAAGGACAAGAAATTCGCCGCCAAGTGCAACCGCGACTACATCCTGAAAGGCTGCGCACTGCTCGGCATGGACGTGAAAGACGTCGCCGCCATCTGCATCGAGGGCATGCGCGAACACGCCGCAGAAATCGGATTGGCGGGGAACGCCGCGTAA
- the pabB gene encoding aminodeoxychorismate synthase component I, whose product MRYDLKNIADNLPLVYFEAFDSCKPFEHKVPDCKIGTIVTPLISREEYFEKIAYIKEQIRKGITYEVNYTYPSSLKTNASEIDLYHFLLQNQRTPYNAFLQNKYETILSFSPELFFTLSGNKIRTKPMKGTVKRGNDSEEDAKLKEFLFNDLKNRTENIMIVDLLRNDLGRISKPGTVRADKMFEIEAHKTLFQMTSEISSELRNDATLYDIFEAIYPCGSITGAPKISTMQIIDETEPKSRGVYCGAIGYLHKNEVVFSVPIRILQKINGESTYRYDAGSAITWNSTAENEWEETMTKAEFLRTDFSLIETGITDFEMHVERLKKSAQELGFVWNCDIEKIGFNKEIVNRIELFKDGHFEVTTRPIPAPKQNPKVRIGYHVNSENPFLYHKTSIRLPAPKDVFDEIGINEKGEITEGTFTNIGIKQNGIIYTPPIKCGLLNGITRQKLLREGKIQEKILYPRDLETAEKIYCFNSVRGVVEVELA is encoded by the coding sequence ATGCGGTATGATCTTAAAAATATCGCCGACAACCTGCCATTGGTTTATTTCGAGGCTTTTGATAGTTGTAAACCTTTTGAGCACAAGGTGCCTGATTGCAAAATCGGCACCATTGTAACTCCGCTTATCAGCAGAGAAGAATACTTTGAGAAGATTGCCTATATCAAGGAACAGATTAGGAAGGGTATCACATACGAAGTGAATTACACTTATCCGTCGTCGCTAAAGACCAATGCGAGTGAAATCGATTTGTACCATTTCCTTCTGCAAAATCAGCGGACGCCCTACAATGCCTTTTTGCAGAATAAATACGAAACAATCCTCTCCTTTTCTCCTGAACTGTTCTTCACTTTGAGCGGTAACAAAATCCGGACAAAACCAATGAAGGGGACGGTCAAAAGAGGGAATGATTCCGAAGAAGATGCCAAGTTGAAGGAATTTCTCTTTAATGACCTTAAAAACCGCACCGAAAACATCATGATTGTCGATTTGCTGCGGAATGACTTGGGACGGATTTCTAAACCAGGAACGGTCCGCGCAGACAAAATGTTCGAAATTGAAGCGCACAAAACATTGTTCCAGATGACATCCGAAATCTCTTCGGAACTTAGAAACGACGCGACTCTTTACGACATTTTTGAAGCGATTTACCCCTGCGGTTCCATTACCGGCGCTCCAAAAATTTCGACTATGCAAATCATCGACGAAACCGAGCCCAAGTCCCGTGGCGTTTATTGCGGGGCCATCGGATATTTGCACAAAAACGAAGTCGTGTTTTCGGTCCCGATAAGAATTTTGCAGAAAATAAATGGTGAATCAACTTATCGGTACGATGCTGGCAGCGCCATCACGTGGAATTCTACTGCCGAAAATGAATGGGAAGAAACTATGACCAAGGCCGAATTCTTAAGAACTGATTTTTCGCTTATCGAAACGGGAATTACCGATTTCGAGATGCACGTTGAACGCCTCAAAAAATCAGCGCAGGAATTAGGCTTCGTGTGGAATTGTGATATTGAAAAAATCGGATTCAATAAAGAAATTGTCAACCGAATTGAACTTTTCAAAGATGGACATTTCGAAGTCACGACAAGGCCCATTCCGGCTCCAAAGCAAAATCCGAAAGTCAGAATTGGCTATCACGTAAATTCAGAGAATCCTTTTTTGTACCATAAAACCAGCATCCGCCTGCCTGCACCCAAGGATGTTTTCGATGAAATTGGGATTAACGAAAAAGGCGAAATTACCGAAGGAACCTTCACTAACATAGGCATCAAACAGAACGGGATCATTTACACTCCGCCAATCAAGTGCGGACTTTTAAACGGAATTACCCGACAAAAGTTGCTCCGTGAAGGCAAAATCCAAGAAAAAATCTTGTATCCACGCGACCTTGAAACTGCCGAGAAAATCTACTGTTTCAATTCAGTGCGCGGCGTTGTCGAAGTGGAATTGGCTTAA
- the pdxT gene encoding pyridoxal 5'-phosphate synthase glutaminase subunit PdxT, with protein sequence MGINKPQIGVLAVQGAFIEHERILQSLGAEVFEIRQLRDLDRHLDGLVLPGGESTVQGKLLHDLGLFEPLKNLIENGLPTLGTCAGLILLADNLSNDSHTYFGTLPATVERNAYGRQLGSFYVEENFEEIGKIPMTFIRAPLIQKVDEGVQVLATVNDQIVAVRYKNQLAISFHPELNEDLRVHRYFLEMISHFY encoded by the coding sequence ATGGGAATTAACAAACCGCAAATTGGCGTACTCGCGGTGCAGGGGGCATTCATCGAACATGAACGCATTCTGCAATCGCTCGGCGCCGAAGTCTTTGAAATCAGGCAGTTACGCGACCTTGACCGCCATTTAGACGGTCTTGTGCTCCCCGGTGGCGAAAGCACCGTGCAAGGAAAACTGCTCCACGATTTGGGGCTTTTTGAACCGCTCAAGAATCTCATTGAGAACGGACTCCCGACTTTAGGAACTTGCGCAGGATTGATTCTACTCGCTGACAATTTGAGTAACGATTCTCACACCTACTTCGGAACACTCCCCGCCACTGTTGAACGCAATGCATACGGTCGTCAACTCGGAAGTTTTTACGTCGAAGAAAACTTTGAAGAAATCGGAAAAATTCCGATGACATTCATCCGCGCACCGCTTATTCAAAAAGTGGACGAGGGCGTCCAGGTTTTAGCAACTGTCAATGACCAAATTGTCGCTGTACGCTACAAAAATCAACTGGCCATTTCGTTCCACCCGGAACTCAACGAAGACTTGCGCGTACATCGATATTTTTTGGAAATGATTTCTCATTTTTACTAA